A single genomic interval of Mycobacteriales bacterium harbors:
- a CDS encoding ABC transporter substrate-binding protein, whose protein sequence is MRLRVLAASVAVLALAATGCSTKPSASASPGGTLRLGYFANVTHATALVEVERGTLAERLGPTRLETQVFNAGPAAVEAIFARAIDAAYLGPNPAINAYVKSKGDAVRIVAGATSGGAQLVVQPSIADAAGLRGKTLATPQLGNTQDVALRAWLESQGLHTDPQQGGDVTIAPSENATTLQLFKDHKIDGAWVPEPWASRLVLDGGAKVLVDEKDLWPGGKFVTTHLVVATPFLDKHPDVVKRLLQAHVETTAWITAHPTDAKTVVNAALEKLAGKPLAQPVLDRAFANLTVTDDPLAATLAESAAHATNAGLLKAPDLAGIYDLRILNQVLSATGRPAVADAGLGRN, encoded by the coding sequence GTGAGGCTGCGCGTCCTGGCCGCGTCGGTCGCCGTCCTCGCGCTCGCGGCGACCGGCTGCTCGACCAAGCCGAGCGCCTCCGCGTCGCCCGGCGGGACGCTGCGGCTCGGCTACTTCGCCAACGTCACCCACGCGACCGCGCTGGTCGAGGTGGAGCGCGGCACGCTCGCGGAGCGCCTCGGCCCGACGCGGCTGGAGACGCAGGTCTTCAACGCCGGCCCGGCCGCCGTGGAGGCGATCTTCGCGCGCGCGATCGACGCGGCGTACCTCGGCCCGAACCCGGCCATCAACGCCTACGTCAAGAGCAAGGGCGACGCGGTCCGGATCGTCGCCGGCGCGACGAGCGGCGGCGCGCAGCTCGTCGTGCAGCCGTCGATCGCCGACGCGGCGGGGCTGCGCGGCAAGACGCTGGCGACGCCGCAGCTCGGCAACACGCAGGACGTCGCGCTGCGCGCGTGGCTGGAGTCCCAGGGGCTGCACACCGACCCGCAGCAGGGCGGCGACGTCACGATCGCGCCCAGTGAGAACGCCACGACGCTGCAGCTGTTCAAGGACCACAAGATCGACGGCGCGTGGGTGCCCGAGCCGTGGGCGAGCCGCCTCGTCCTCGACGGCGGTGCCAAGGTCCTGGTGGACGAGAAGGACCTGTGGCCGGGCGGGAAGTTCGTGACGACGCACCTCGTGGTCGCGACGCCGTTCCTCGACAAGCACCCGGACGTCGTCAAGCGGCTGCTCCAGGCGCACGTCGAGACCACCGCCTGGATCACCGCGCACCCCACTGACGCGAAGACCGTCGTCAACGCCGCGTTGGAGAAGCTCGCCGGCAAGCCGCTGGCGCAGCCGGTGCTCGACCGGGCGTTCGCGAACCTCACCGTCACCGACGACCCGCTCGCCGCGACGCTCGCCGAGTCGGCCGCGCACGCGACGAACGCGGGGCTGCTCAAGGCGCCGGACCTCGCCGGCATCTACGACCTCCGCATCCTCAACCAGGTGCTCTCGGCCACCGGTCGCCCGGCCGTCGCCGACGCCGGGCTCGGAAGGAACTGA
- the cysC gene encoding adenylyl-sulfate kinase — MRGLTIWLTGLPSAGKTTIANAVAERLDGPFQVLDGDEIREYLSRGLGFTKEDRDTQVLRVGWVAKTLARHGVTVLASLVSPYADARDKVRALHGEAGVGFYEVHVATPLEVTRERDVKGLYAKAYAGEIANFTGVQDPYEPPSSPDLVIRTQDETVEESAARVLALLDGAR; from the coding sequence ATGCGCGGGCTGACGATCTGGCTGACGGGCCTCCCGTCGGCCGGCAAGACCACCATCGCCAACGCCGTCGCCGAGCGGCTGGACGGGCCGTTCCAGGTGCTCGACGGCGACGAGATCCGCGAATACCTCTCCCGCGGCCTCGGCTTCACCAAGGAGGACCGCGACACGCAGGTGCTGCGCGTCGGCTGGGTCGCGAAGACGCTCGCCCGCCACGGCGTGACCGTGCTGGCGTCGCTCGTGTCGCCGTACGCCGACGCGCGGGACAAGGTCCGCGCGCTGCACGGCGAGGCCGGCGTCGGCTTCTACGAGGTACACGTCGCGACGCCGCTGGAGGTCACCCGCGAGCGGGACGTGAAGGGCCTGTACGCGAAGGCGTACGCCGGCGAGATCGCGAACTTCACCGGCGTCCAGGACCCGTACGAGCCGCCGTCGTCGCCGGACCTGGTGATCCGCACGCAGGACGAGACGGTCGAGGAGTCGGCCGCGCGGGTGCTGGCGCTGCTGGACGGTGCGCGATGA
- a CDS encoding nitrite/sulfite reductase, whose product MATVRTFASFGGSVDAEPQPRLLADDELAPSLRDAPSFADLDELDRFEVAVKQYLAGQLDPEEFRRLRLWHGVYGQRHLVDVHMVRTKLPGGALTPQALDAMADVSERYSRGWGHITTRQNVQFHFVALTDVPAALKRLAEAGVTSREACGDTVRNVTACHLAGVCPMEVLDVNAAAEAVARHFLRSPIAQNLPRKFKVAASGCAVDCALAGIHDIGIVATEVDGVKGFRLVVGGGLGTDPHEAQPLEPLTAPEELIVTAEAVLRVWDREMPRHQRARARMKFLVAKMGIETFREKVLAEREKLRCSAAYRKQDPELFLPKRQERSPVVAAEDPAYESKDPFGYALWRETNVIEQRQRGRYVAYVSVRMGDVTTEQFRTLAKAARELGIEWRTTVRQNLVARDLRPGDVPRLYDILSDAGLNETGAERASNVVSCPGAETCNLALVASRGVASATIDALKVAGLGDVPLSINVSGCPNSCGQQQMADIGLSGQVRRVGTEEAPGYRILLGGRVTSGGARFGQYVAKAPAKLTPAAVVNVVGRFKEERRDGERFGDWVDRVGAEAIGESLAAFDVKRTRAEAPEDFTDWGDTAPFQVILGRGECAG is encoded by the coding sequence GTGGCCACCGTCCGTACGTTCGCCTCCTTCGGCGGCTCCGTCGACGCGGAGCCGCAGCCGCGGCTGCTCGCCGACGACGAGCTGGCGCCGAGCCTGCGCGACGCGCCGTCGTTCGCCGACCTGGACGAGCTGGACCGCTTCGAGGTAGCGGTCAAGCAGTACCTCGCCGGGCAGCTCGACCCGGAGGAGTTCCGCCGGCTGCGGCTCTGGCACGGCGTCTACGGCCAGCGCCACCTCGTCGACGTGCACATGGTCCGCACCAAGCTGCCCGGCGGCGCGCTGACGCCGCAGGCGCTCGACGCGATGGCCGACGTGTCCGAGCGGTACAGCCGCGGCTGGGGCCACATCACGACCCGGCAGAACGTGCAGTTCCACTTCGTCGCGCTCACCGACGTGCCGGCCGCGCTGAAGCGGCTGGCCGAGGCGGGCGTCACCAGCCGCGAGGCGTGCGGCGACACCGTCCGCAACGTCACCGCGTGCCACCTCGCGGGCGTCTGCCCGATGGAGGTCCTCGACGTCAACGCCGCCGCCGAGGCGGTCGCGCGGCACTTCCTGCGCAGCCCGATCGCGCAGAACCTCCCGCGCAAGTTCAAGGTCGCCGCCTCCGGCTGCGCCGTCGACTGCGCGCTGGCCGGCATCCACGACATCGGCATCGTCGCGACCGAGGTCGACGGGGTGAAGGGGTTCCGCCTGGTCGTCGGCGGCGGGCTCGGCACCGACCCGCACGAGGCGCAGCCGCTGGAGCCGCTGACCGCGCCGGAGGAGCTGATCGTCACGGCCGAGGCCGTGCTGCGGGTGTGGGACCGCGAGATGCCGCGGCACCAGCGGGCGCGGGCGCGGATGAAGTTCCTCGTCGCCAAGATGGGCATCGAGACGTTCCGCGAGAAGGTCCTCGCCGAGCGGGAGAAGCTGCGCTGCTCCGCGGCGTACCGCAAGCAGGACCCCGAGCTGTTCCTGCCCAAGCGGCAGGAACGGTCGCCGGTCGTGGCCGCCGAGGACCCGGCGTACGAGTCGAAGGACCCGTTCGGCTACGCCCTGTGGCGCGAGACGAACGTCATCGAGCAGCGCCAGCGCGGCCGCTACGTCGCCTACGTGTCGGTGCGCATGGGCGACGTCACGACCGAGCAGTTCCGCACGCTGGCGAAGGCGGCGCGCGAGCTCGGCATCGAGTGGCGCACGACCGTCCGGCAGAACCTCGTCGCGCGCGACCTGCGCCCGGGCGACGTGCCGCGCCTCTACGACATCCTCAGCGACGCCGGCCTGAACGAGACCGGCGCCGAGCGGGCGTCGAACGTCGTCTCCTGCCCCGGCGCCGAGACGTGCAACCTGGCGCTCGTCGCCTCGCGCGGCGTCGCCAGCGCGACCATCGACGCGTTGAAGGTCGCCGGGCTCGGCGACGTGCCGCTGTCCATCAACGTCTCCGGCTGCCCCAACTCCTGCGGCCAGCAGCAGATGGCCGACATCGGCCTGTCCGGCCAGGTCCGCCGCGTCGGCACCGAGGAGGCGCCGGGGTACCGCATCCTGCTCGGCGGGCGCGTCACCAGCGGCGGCGCGCGGTTCGGCCAGTACGTCGCCAAGGCGCCGGCCAAGCTCACGCCGGCCGCCGTCGTCAACGTCGTCGGGCGCTTCAAGGAGGAGCGGCGCGACGGCGAGCGGTTCGGCGACTGGGTGGACCGCGTCGGCGCCGAGGCGATCGGCGAGTCGCTCGCGGCGTTCGACGTGAAGCGCACCCGCGCCGAGGCGCCGGAGGACTTCACCGACTGGGGCGACACCGCGCCGTTCCAGGTCATCCTCGGGCGTGGCGAATGCGCGGGCTGA
- the cysD gene encoding sulfate adenylyltransferase subunit CysD, with product MTLAPVTRHTPYALSHLDVLESESIHVMREVVAELERPVLLFSGGKDSIVMLRLAEKAFHPAPIPFPLMHVDTGHNFPEVIEYRDRRVAELGVRLVVASVQESIDTGRVRERPGQSRNPLQTVTLLDGIARHRFDAVFGGARRDEEKARAKERVFSFRDEFGQWDPKNQRPELWSLYNGRHNPGEHIRVFPLSNWTELDIWQYIERERLDIPSIYYAHRREVFERDGMLLAVSPYVTLRPGETPFEATVRYRTVGDASCTGAVESAAATVEEVVAEVAATRITERGATRADDKVSDAAMEDRKREGYF from the coding sequence ATGACGCTCGCCCCGGTCACGCGGCACACGCCGTACGCGCTCTCCCACCTCGACGTGCTGGAGAGCGAGTCGATCCACGTCATGCGCGAGGTCGTCGCCGAGCTGGAGCGCCCGGTGCTGCTGTTCTCCGGCGGCAAGGACTCGATCGTCATGCTGCGGCTGGCGGAGAAGGCGTTCCACCCGGCGCCGATCCCGTTCCCGTTGATGCACGTCGACACCGGCCACAACTTCCCCGAGGTCATCGAGTACCGCGACCGCCGCGTCGCCGAGCTCGGCGTCCGGTTGGTCGTGGCGAGCGTGCAGGAGTCGATCGACACCGGCCGCGTCCGCGAGCGGCCCGGCCAGTCGCGCAACCCGTTGCAGACCGTGACGCTGCTCGACGGCATCGCCCGGCACCGGTTCGACGCGGTGTTCGGCGGCGCGCGGCGCGACGAGGAGAAGGCGCGCGCGAAGGAGCGGGTGTTCTCGTTCCGCGACGAGTTCGGGCAATGGGACCCGAAGAACCAGCGGCCCGAGCTCTGGTCGCTCTACAACGGCCGCCACAACCCGGGCGAGCACATCCGCGTCTTCCCGCTGTCGAACTGGACCGAGCTCGACATCTGGCAGTACATCGAGCGCGAGCGCCTCGACATCCCGTCCATCTACTACGCGCACCGCCGCGAGGTGTTCGAGCGCGACGGCATGCTGCTCGCCGTCTCACCGTACGTCACCCTCCGTCCGGGCGAGACGCCGTTCGAGGCCACGGTCCGCTACCGCACCGTCGGCGACGCCTCCTGCACCGGCGCGGTCGAGTCGGCCGCCGCCACCGTCGAGGAGGTCGTCGCCGAGGTCGCCGCGACGCGCATCACCGAGCGCGGCGCCACGCGAGCTGACGACAAGGTGTCGGACGCCGCTATGGAGGACCGCAAGCGCGAGGGGTACTTCTGA